One Lepisosteus oculatus isolate fLepOcu1 chromosome 27, fLepOcu1.hap2, whole genome shotgun sequence genomic window, tctcactgctGCACTCTGGGTACTGtacctctgtctctctcactgctGCACTCTGGGTACTGTAgttcttttttctctctgcCTCACTCTGGGTACTGTACAGGACATATGTGAAAATCATGATTTTAAACTTTAACtgataatattatttaattaactctGGAAAATATGTTGATATCTTTAATGTACTGTGCAGAAAATCTAGATTGCACTACTAGTTGCTGTTTTCATGAAGTGTAAACCATAGATTTGCCTATGTTCTAGATGAGCTCTGATATTGCATCTCATTTAATGAGACACCAGCCGTACAGCTGAGTTATTGAACCGTGGGGCTTCCTCAGCTTTAGTAATAGGTGAACTAAGACCAGGGGCAGACAGATTCTCAGATCTTCAGCTACATTTACACTGTCAAAATAATCAGCTTTTTAAAGTATTGATTAGCTCACAACCAATGCAGTCAGATCACCGAGGAGCTGGTAGTATAGACGTTCTGGGCTGGAGTACACTGGAATGGTCCAGGTCTGGACCCCAGACTAGACTGGGTTCCTGCTCTTCTGAACAGAGGAGAAATCTCCAGCCCTGATCCAGTGGAGCTGCAGGCTCCTCCAGTCTCCATCCAATGCAGCCCTTGCTTAGTTAATTGAGCCAATTAATGTCTTTATTAATCCAGATAAGGGTTACCCTTAGCCTGTGACTGAAGATGCTTATTGACCCTGAAGGAGTGCTGGCTCAGTAGGACTGGGATGGAGTCTTCTGCAAAAAGACATAAAGTGTTTATTCAGATTTATTcagatttatttcagtttattatGCAATTCTCttctaaattgattttttttcggGAATTCCCTGTGACCTAGACTGCTGTTCTCTGCTTTACTGCTTTAATCCATTTGAAGAATAGCATAGCTATTTAGCTCTTAGTTTTCCCCGGAACAGCGGATCTGCTGGAGCTGTGGTTGGATTCCTTCGGGAGCTCATGTGTGAGACCGGTAGGAAAGATCAGTAGGACTACTGTCCCTCCTGTCCAAACCCGTCCGGGAGCATCTGCCCCCATTAGTCCATGTCAGCCTGGGATCCTGGCCAGGGAAAAGAGACCGAGAATGGAATTTGTCCAGATTTGTACGCATTCTGAATTCAGAAGAGGTGCTTCTCCGCTGTTGAACCGCACCCAGAGATGGGCTGGGCTCTGATTCCCAGCAGCCCCTGGGGTGATAAATTAGctgccagcagacacagggCTGCAGCAAGAAGTTAATCACAGCACACTAGTTCACGAATCGGTGGACTTTAATGAATGAATTGACTGATGCAGTAATTATTTATGCGCTCTGATCAGACTGGGTTCATCAATTAGTCTGGCTCATTAGTGGATGTGTAGCTGACATGTTCTCTCCTCCTCTCGCCCCCCACAGATCTCTCTGAAACCACTGCCCCATCATCGCCACCATGTCTCTGGAGCAGGCCGCCAAGATCGTCAGCGACGTCTTCTACAAGTACGCGGGCGAGGACGATAAGAAGCAGACCCTCAGCCGGGACGAGCTCAAGAAGCTCCTGCAGGCCCACTGCAGCCACAAACCGGTGAGTCCGGTTCTGATGACCAGAACCTCTTCATCCGAGCGAGAGCAGGCGGGTCGTGGCTGTCGGCAGCTCACTCATCCCAGGCTCTCATCTGGCTGTTTCTAGAATGAGACCGGTGTATTACCTTCAAtcccacggctgggcagcttgttccacactcccacctccCTTTGTGTAAGGAGGCGCCTCCTGTCCTTGtccatttaataaaaatggacAGCCTCAGGTCCTGCAGGGCAACCTCGTTTGCCACATTACACGCCAGACAGCTGACCCATTTATCCATTGCAATCGATTTCTCCACCATCGATTAGCCGACCCCCCGCACTGCGTAGCGCCTAACGAATCTGCGTGTCTGTCTCCCCCTGGCGGCAGGACTCCGTCACCAAGCTGGACAAACTCGTGAAGCGCCTGGACGACAACAAGGACAACCAGATCGACATCGTGGAGTTCGGGGCGCTCATCGGTATGATGGCCAAGAAGGAGTGCTGAACCGGCCCGCGGGGACACGGGTTCGAGCGTTTCCACAGCGCCTcgcacagacagagagagaggtagagggagagagaggaggagggaggagggaggagatGGAGGAGGGGGGAGCGCGCTGTGTCTGTAAACCCGAAaggcaaataaataaaacccaCAGCTTTCACAACCTACACTGCTCACTGCCTCCTCATTGCCTGCTGGttctgggcagcttgttccacacccccgcccccGCTTTGTGTAAAACACGCCCTTTGGGTTCTCGGCTTAAAGTGCACTTCCGGGTGGTTTGTGCTCGTGTCCTCCGATTGGGGTCTCACTGTTAAACCGTAGAAGTCCGCCGGGCGGACATATTGTCAGTGCTCCTGAGGAGCAAGACTGAAAGGGTTCGGTTCGCTGAgtacgtacagtatgtaatacaaCTGCGACATCAGGATCTTTCCCGGTCTTCAGTAATTGCGAGGCGGGGTTCAGAGAGGGTCATTGAGCAGCACAGATGCACCGTGATCCGCCTCCGCCCTCTAGTGGTGCACAGCGGATAGGACAGACTCTCCCTCAGTTCCCGGTCGCAGGCGAGCGCCGGTGCGGCGTGTTGTCGAGGTCGGTCTCACCCGAGCGGCTCTCAGGGCCGGGAGCTCTTGCACGACTGCTGGTGAGCTGAGCAAGTCACGGGCCCAGCCCCGTGCTGTTCGGGAGCGTCCTGCGAAAGACTTCACCGCGGACCGGTCGTCCCGAAGCCCAGCGATCCCTGCTGTGGCACGCGTCGGGCTTTCCGTGACTCAGTTAAGGTGAGAGTGACACTGGTGTAGCAGACACACCCACGGGTGAGAGTGACACTGTAACCACACACACCCAGGGGTGAGAGTGACACTGGTGTAGCAGACACACCCACGGGTGAGAGTGACACTGTAACCACACACACCCAGGGGTGAGAGTGACACTGGTGTATCAGACATACCCACAGGTGAGAGTTTGTCCTTCTGCTGGAGTCCAGTCGGTCACAGCGGAGCTCGCGCTCCTGAATGAGGGCAGTCCTGAGACTCCCTCACACCTCCACCTGAGTGTCCCTGACGCAGTCATACATCCTGACACTGCGGGCAGGACACCTGtccaacacaggacacacacactcacacaccctggacagggcacctctccaacacaggacacacacactcacacaccctggacaggacacctctccaacacaggacacacacactcacacaccctggacaggacacctctccaacacaggacacacacactcacacaccctggacaggacacctctccaacacaggacacacacattcacacaccctggacaggacaccagtccaacacaggatacacacattcacacaccctggacaggacaccagtccaacacaggacacacacactcacacaccccggGCAGGACACCTGtccaacacaggacacacacactcacacaccctggacagggcacctctccaacacaggacacacactcacacaccctggacaggacacctctccaacacaggacacacacactcacacaccctggacaggacacctgtccaacacaggacacacactcacacaccctggacaggacacctgtccaacacaggacacacacactcacacaccctggacaggacacctgtccaacacaggacacacactcacacaccctggacaggacaccagtccaacacaggacacacacactcacacaccccggGCAGGACACCTGtccaacacaggacacacactcacacaccctggacaggacaccagtccaacacaggacacacagatacagacacacactctggacagaaccccagtccatcacaggacgggaacacacacactcacaccagagccagttttcaCAGAGgaaacccccccacacacaaagggagaacatccaaactccacacagacagcaccccagagccCAGCGATGCTAGTGACTTTGCCACACTCTGCCCTTCCTATTACAAACCAGGTTCGGCTTTTTAAGAGCTTGAAGCACATGACAATCGCCTTGAAGGAGCTCTGGCCGTGAAGCACTCAGCAGGGTCAGAGGGAGTTACAGACGAGACCTGGAACAGCGGGGACGGGCGATTCCCACCACCTTACAGCTGCAAACCGCGCGGAAccgccctcctccctctccgGGACCCGCTGACACGAGTGGGTCAGGCGTCGTCCTGGCTGTTTGGTCTTTTTTCAGCTCGTTCATGACGACGAAACAGCTTTGACGACGCTCCCTGACCTGcgaataacaaaaacaaaatcttccgCTTACCGTCCTGTGTTGTTTTTGAAAAGAGACGAGGCTGCCCGGTGCCGTCTCCCCGAGCTCGGGGTGGGGGTGAGTGGGCGTGGGCGTGGGCGCGGCGGATGGAGATCACGGCCGGCGCTGTCTCCTCGAGGACCAGACACAAGGGGGAGACACGCCCTCCTCGTGTTTGCTCAGAGCGTGTGCGCCCCCCTCCCCCGTCCGGCCCGTGCGCAACCGCGTGTGTTTGTTTTGGGCCGTCGCTATGACAGCAGCCCCCCCCCGGCTCGGTTCACTCGAGGCCGAGATGAGCTCAGTCTGCGCGAGGCAGAAAAGCGGGTTTGTCCGGAAGCTGGCGCAGGGGAGGGAGGGTTTGTGTTGGGGAGAAAGGCGGTGTAGTTACTAAGTAAAAGAATGCCTTTCTGGGAGCTTTCCGCGATTAAATgcgtctgttttattttaaacacgAATTAGCACTGAAAACGGCGTGTTTGAGACCCGTTTGATGAGGGTTCTGGTGGGGGTGAGGGGTGGGGCGTCTTTTCTGTAGTTTGCAAGCTTCAGTAACACAAAGGGagacaaaataaagaatttcCGCCCCCCCTTCCGTCGGAAAATACTCTTCTGACTCGTAACACCGACCAGCCAGCCCCCCCCTACACAGTTCGGGTCTTTTAAACGACTTTTACATGAGTGTTTCACTGCGCACTGGGCTCCCAGCACCAGTGAATCATGTCTCTGGCCGCACGGACGCGCTCAGACCAGCTCTCTCACACCCCCCAGAGAGCACGAGGGGAACTACAGGGAAGAGCATCTAAAacggaggcacttctttacacagcgAGTGGCAGGAGTCTGGAGCAAGCTGCTCAGCCGTGTTGCCTGCATGGTTGAAGTTTTGTGGGAGAACGTGTGTAGGCAGAGGCCCGCCTGTATTCTGCTGTTTTCTACAGAGTTGCCTTCTCATTCCTGTAAATCCCACTTGAAAAGCAATCTGTGGACTCCCACCGTAAAAGTTGACGCTTGCTTTGGAAGCCTTCAACATTCCAGTTTTCTCCGGCTTTTTTCCCGGAGAAGGCCTCCTCCCGGATGAGCTCACAAATCCCGTCAGGAAGTCCCGAGGGGGCAGAGGGGAGTGTCCGGTAAGGGAGCTGGCCTGTCTTTGTCTGGAGTACTGACCACCTGTGAGTGTCTGATGAAGCTCCACTGCTGTTATCagggtgtttttttaacattttgtttagtCAAAGAACTGATATGAGAATTACTGCATCAATACAGAGCTTTTCACTCTGCTCACTCCCAAAGAGCTTCACTTACAG contains:
- the LOC107075399 gene encoding protein S100-A5-like; protein product: MSLEQAAKIVSDVFYKYAGEDDKKQTLSRDELKKLLQAHCSHKPDSVTKLDKLVKRLDDNKDNQIDIVEFGALIGMMAKKEC